One window of the Amycolatopsis mediterranei genome contains the following:
- a CDS encoding sensor histidine kinase: MSVDARGWPIRRRLALLAAVETVLLVAALVAGGIALHSLSGARAQLLDVIAPQRLAAIQLSTALLNQETGVRGYQLGRQPAFLVPYTDGIRSQADAAAQLRQLGAAPGTRIGDDLDAVLRAATTWQAAAAPTIAADAPPVTADQVERGRMLFIDVRSALDAQLDHLTGLRDAGRVELEAAARFLNAMFVVVAGLVLLLFAMLFFGLRQVVTRPILRLAGEVRRVADSDVHSPVHGTGPREIAQLGADVEAMRQRILDEVAELEQAHALLDRRTRELDRRTQEAERSNAMLDRRTRELERSNADLEQFAYVASHDLQEPLRKVASFCQLLQRRYQGLLDERGEQYIEYAVDGAKRMQVLINDLLAFSRVGRKPGQYVMADAGALVDDAIANLEVALSLSGGKVARGDLPEVRVEPALMTAVFQNLIGNALKFKGETPPEVRVTAERDGDDWVFSVSDNGIGIDAEYAERVFALFQRLHTRSAYPGTGIGLALCRRIVEHHGGRIWLDTEAADTTFRFTLPAGEDPALEAVAHQDAAHEDSAREDEGAA, translated from the coding sequence ATGAGCGTTGATGCACGCGGCTGGCCGATCCGCCGCCGGCTGGCGCTGCTCGCGGCCGTCGAGACCGTGCTGCTGGTCGCCGCACTGGTCGCCGGCGGGATCGCGCTGCACAGTCTCAGCGGGGCCCGCGCCCAGCTGCTCGACGTGATCGCCCCCCAGCGCCTGGCCGCCATCCAGCTGTCCACCGCGCTGCTGAACCAGGAGACCGGGGTCCGCGGCTACCAGCTCGGCCGCCAGCCGGCGTTCCTGGTGCCCTACACCGACGGGATCCGCTCGCAGGCCGACGCGGCCGCGCAGCTGCGGCAGCTCGGCGCGGCGCCGGGCACCCGGATCGGCGACGACCTCGACGCCGTGCTGCGGGCGGCCACCACCTGGCAGGCCGCGGCCGCGCCGACCATCGCCGCCGACGCGCCGCCGGTCACCGCCGACCAGGTGGAGCGCGGCCGGATGCTGTTCATCGACGTGCGCAGCGCGCTCGACGCCCAGCTCGACCACCTGACCGGGCTCCGCGACGCCGGCCGCGTCGAGCTGGAAGCGGCGGCGCGCTTCCTGAACGCGATGTTCGTGGTCGTCGCCGGGCTCGTCCTGCTGTTGTTCGCCATGCTGTTCTTCGGCCTGCGGCAGGTCGTCACCCGGCCGATCCTGCGGCTGGCCGGCGAGGTCCGCCGGGTCGCCGACTCGGATGTGCACAGCCCGGTCCACGGGACCGGGCCGCGCGAAATCGCCCAGCTCGGCGCCGACGTCGAGGCGATGCGGCAGCGCATCCTCGACGAAGTCGCCGAGCTGGAGCAGGCGCACGCCCTGCTGGACCGGCGCACCCGGGAGCTGGACCGGCGCACGCAGGAGGCGGAGCGGTCCAACGCCATGCTCGACCGGCGCACGCGCGAGCTGGAGCGGTCCAACGCCGACCTGGAGCAGTTCGCCTACGTCGCTTCGCACGACCTGCAGGAGCCGCTGCGGAAGGTGGCCAGCTTCTGCCAGCTGCTCCAGCGGCGGTACCAGGGGCTGCTCGACGAGCGCGGCGAGCAGTACATCGAGTACGCCGTCGACGGCGCGAAGCGGATGCAGGTCCTGATCAACGACCTGCTGGCGTTCTCCCGGGTCGGCCGGAAGCCGGGCCAGTACGTCATGGCCGACGCGGGTGCGCTGGTCGACGACGCGATCGCGAACCTGGAGGTCGCCCTTTCGCTCAGCGGCGGCAAGGTCGCCCGCGGCGACCTGCCCGAGGTGCGCGTCGAGCCGGCGCTGATGACGGCGGTGTTCCAGAACCTCATCGGCAACGCGCTGAAGTTCAAGGGCGAGACACCGCCGGAAGTGCGGGTCACCGCCGAGCGTGACGGCGACGACTGGGTGTTCTCCGTGTCGGACAACGGGATCGGCATCGACGCGGAGTACGCCGAGCGGGTCTTCGCGCTGTTCCAGCGGCTGCACACGCGGTCGGCGTACCCGGGCACCGGGATCGGCCTGGCCCTGTGCCGCCGGATCGTCGAGCACCACGGCGGCCGGATCTGGCTCGACACCGAGGCCGCGGACACCACGTTCCGCTTCACCCTGCCGGCCGGCGAAGACCCGGCTCTCGAAGCGGTAGCTCATCAAGACGCGGCTCACGAAGACTCGGCTCGTGAAGACGAGGGGGCCGCATGA
- a CDS encoding PP2C family protein-serine/threonine phosphatase, with protein MTAALDSSWDPRTRLRVLLIEDDDGDALLVEEMLADTSVPYTLERVQTLTAALDGPLTADCVVLDLQLPDAMGLSGLTKLGQHAPGVAVVVLTGQHDQATGVAAVAAGAQDYLVKDQVDGPLLVKALRFARERKRAEQVEQQFLQQQLLARENARLERGLLPSPLLRDPHLDLAARYRPGRNGSLLGGDFYDAIELADGTVHMMIGDVCGHGPDEAALGVALRIAWRSLVMAGLPMADVLSMVERVLVHERIEPLFATVCMVVVAPDRRSLRLSLAGHLPPLLLTPGDGHLLSGERLGVPLGVVEGAKWDALEVPLEPGWSLMLYTDGVFEGRVGAGSERLGHERMAALVLDIKRETGMHHRALLDELIARAERLNAGPLDDDVALALLSHDPEAEAHER; from the coding sequence GTGACCGCCGCGCTCGACTCATCGTGGGATCCCCGCACGCGCCTGCGGGTGCTGCTGATCGAGGACGACGACGGCGACGCCCTGCTGGTCGAAGAGATGCTGGCGGACACTTCCGTGCCGTACACGCTGGAACGCGTCCAAACGCTCACCGCCGCGCTCGACGGCCCGCTCACCGCCGACTGCGTCGTGCTCGACCTGCAGCTGCCCGACGCCATGGGCCTCAGCGGGCTGACCAAGCTCGGGCAGCACGCACCGGGGGTCGCGGTGGTCGTCCTGACCGGGCAGCACGACCAGGCCACCGGGGTCGCCGCGGTCGCCGCCGGCGCGCAGGACTACCTCGTCAAGGACCAGGTCGACGGCCCGCTGCTGGTGAAGGCGCTCCGCTTCGCCCGCGAACGCAAGCGCGCCGAGCAGGTCGAGCAGCAGTTCCTCCAGCAGCAGCTGCTCGCGCGGGAGAACGCGCGGCTCGAACGCGGCCTGCTGCCCAGCCCGCTGCTGCGCGACCCCCACCTCGACCTCGCCGCCCGCTACCGGCCCGGCCGCAACGGCTCCCTGCTCGGCGGCGACTTCTACGACGCGATCGAGCTCGCCGACGGCACGGTGCACATGATGATCGGCGATGTCTGCGGCCACGGCCCGGACGAAGCCGCGCTCGGCGTCGCGCTGCGGATCGCGTGGCGCTCGCTCGTGATGGCCGGCCTGCCGATGGCCGACGTGCTGAGCATGGTCGAGCGGGTGCTGGTGCACGAGCGGATCGAGCCGCTGTTCGCCACCGTCTGCATGGTCGTCGTCGCGCCGGATCGAAGATCCCTGCGCCTTTCGCTGGCCGGGCACCTGCCGCCGCTGCTGCTCACCCCCGGCGACGGGCACCTGCTCTCCGGCGAACGCCTCGGCGTCCCGCTCGGCGTCGTCGAGGGCGCCAAGTGGGACGCGCTGGAAGTGCCGCTGGAGCCGGGGTGGTCATTGATGCTGTACACCGACGGTGTGTTCGAGGGCCGCGTCGGCGCCGGATCCGAACGGCTGGGCCACGAGCGGATGGCCGCGCTGGTGCTCGACATCAAGCGGGAGACCGGGATGCACCACCGGGCCCTGCTCGACGAGCTGATCGCCCGCGCCGAACGGCTCAACGCCGGCCCGCTCGACGACGACGTCGCCCTCGCCCTGCTCAGCCACGACCCGGAAGCCGAGGCTCATGAGCGTTGA
- a CDS encoding DUF2252 family protein — protein sequence MRRTTVGTLVVVTLIATAAPGEAAGLSRDPVAVIYDRDHALHVLDAGATDDELTLRTQALASNAWTFFRGTSPLYYRDLGELPPSAYATAGGDVWLTGDAHLENTGADRGADNEEQFALTDTDDAWRGSWTWELRREAVSIVLAGRADGRSASKIATDVDTFVAEYAQWIAKFHGNNDEASWRLTSGNTSDLVASLIDDAAADKRADLLAKWTTGGHFKDDPQLQAVPAATRTQLVDAIAAYRTTAGEPLKASEAVVKDVRRRIGAGTGSLGRFRWYVLVEGDTTSASDDRILELKQEVDPAPKPLAPSATSLTGGQRPALALRWLANESDPLAGWASVGSTPVLVKEKSPFAEDLKIGDLTTSAIWDDTVRDVGRLLAAAHARADQDIPGTGLTYSADAAIDGAITSVSGLQAETRAFATSYADQVTRDWQAYVTAKNSGRPLF from the coding sequence ATGCGTCGAACCACGGTGGGGACTCTGGTCGTTGTCACGCTCATCGCCACCGCCGCGCCCGGGGAGGCGGCCGGCCTGAGCCGGGACCCGGTGGCGGTGATCTACGACCGGGACCACGCGCTGCACGTCCTCGACGCCGGTGCGACCGACGACGAGCTGACGCTGCGCACGCAGGCGCTGGCGTCGAACGCGTGGACGTTCTTCCGCGGCACTTCGCCGCTCTACTACCGCGACCTGGGCGAACTGCCGCCGTCCGCCTACGCCACCGCAGGCGGCGACGTGTGGCTGACCGGCGACGCGCACCTGGAGAACACCGGTGCCGACCGCGGGGCCGACAACGAAGAGCAGTTCGCGCTGACCGACACCGACGACGCCTGGCGCGGGTCGTGGACGTGGGAACTGCGCCGCGAAGCCGTGTCGATCGTCCTCGCCGGGCGGGCGGACGGCCGCAGCGCGAGCAAGATCGCCACCGACGTCGACACCTTCGTCGCCGAGTACGCCCAGTGGATCGCGAAGTTCCACGGGAACAACGACGAAGCGAGCTGGCGGCTGACGTCGGGCAACACCTCCGACCTCGTCGCCTCGCTCATCGACGACGCGGCGGCGGACAAGCGGGCCGACCTGCTCGCCAAGTGGACCACGGGCGGCCACTTCAAGGACGACCCGCAGCTCCAAGCCGTCCCGGCGGCGACGCGCACCCAGCTCGTCGACGCGATCGCGGCGTACCGGACCACCGCGGGCGAGCCACTGAAGGCGTCCGAAGCCGTCGTGAAGGACGTGCGGCGGCGGATCGGCGCGGGCACCGGCAGCCTCGGCCGCTTCCGCTGGTACGTGCTCGTCGAGGGCGACACGACCTCGGCGTCGGACGACCGGATCCTCGAGCTCAAGCAGGAGGTCGACCCGGCACCGAAGCCGCTCGCGCCGAGCGCGACGAGCCTCACCGGCGGGCAGCGTCCGGCGCTGGCCCTGCGCTGGCTGGCGAACGAATCGGACCCCCTGGCCGGCTGGGCGAGCGTCGGGAGCACGCCGGTGCTGGTCAAGGAGAAGTCCCCGTTCGCCGAGGACCTGAAGATCGGCGACCTGACGACGTCGGCGATCTGGGACGACACCGTCCGAGACGTCGGACGCCTGCTGGCCGCCGCGCACGCCCGCGCCGACCAGGACATCCCCGGCACCGGGCTCACCTACTCGGCGGACGCGGCGATCGACGGCGCCATCACGTCCGTCTCGGGGCTGCAGGCCGAGACGCGGGCCTTCGCGACGAGCTACGCCGACCAGGTCACCCGCGACTGGCAGGCGTACGTCACCGCGAAGAACAGCGGCCGCCCCTTGTTCTGA
- a CDS encoding DUF6801 domain-containing protein: MRKARSLLAAGLACLLAFAVATPAQASTPVTKKLSYTCPFPLIGLQKLDVAITASFDVPSAPGGTFTTADLAVSVTVPDKSARGLALVGAASIEGAASAGVTLANGPLTLPLSLPLTVAKTALPPSGAFTTKASGSVPPVRLPNAGKTTLTIGGFSTRLTPKKADGSYTGLGSFTSDCTLDAGQDPVLLSFELGSTQTQHRYAVAGSTALKALGATAPLTGALSAGPEFATAFDRTGADFKVFGFVPGHADLQFAPDGPQTGELGDGGFVAHSAFALALPQVTLFGLPVADAGCRASASIPVDLRTGPGFALATGGPVTGSYAIPPLTGCGAFTAYLSSLVQGGGNTFALTLTAR, from the coding sequence GTGCGGAAAGCCCGGTCGTTGCTCGCGGCGGGTCTCGCCTGCCTGCTCGCGTTCGCCGTCGCCACGCCCGCCCAGGCGTCGACGCCGGTCACCAAGAAGCTGAGCTACACCTGCCCGTTCCCGTTGATCGGGCTGCAGAAACTGGACGTGGCGATCACCGCGTCGTTCGACGTGCCCTCCGCGCCGGGCGGGACGTTCACGACGGCGGACCTCGCGGTGTCGGTGACCGTGCCGGACAAGTCCGCCCGGGGCTTGGCCCTGGTCGGTGCGGCGAGCATCGAAGGGGCGGCGTCCGCAGGGGTCACGCTGGCCAACGGCCCGCTGACGCTGCCGCTGAGCCTCCCGCTGACGGTGGCGAAGACCGCGCTGCCGCCTTCGGGGGCGTTCACCACGAAGGCGTCCGGCTCGGTCCCGCCGGTCCGGCTGCCGAACGCGGGGAAGACGACCCTCACGATCGGCGGCTTCAGCACCCGGCTGACGCCGAAGAAGGCGGACGGCTCGTACACCGGGCTGGGCTCGTTCACCTCGGACTGCACGCTCGACGCCGGCCAGGACCCGGTGCTGCTGAGCTTCGAGCTCGGCAGCACGCAGACGCAGCACCGCTACGCCGTGGCGGGGTCGACGGCGCTCAAGGCGCTGGGCGCGACCGCACCGCTCACCGGGGCCCTCTCGGCCGGCCCGGAGTTCGCCACGGCGTTCGACCGGACCGGCGCGGACTTCAAGGTGTTCGGGTTCGTGCCCGGGCACGCGGACCTGCAGTTCGCCCCGGACGGCCCGCAGACCGGCGAACTCGGCGACGGCGGCTTCGTCGCGCACTCGGCCTTCGCGCTGGCCCTGCCGCAGGTGACGCTCTTCGGGCTGCCGGTCGCCGACGCGGGCTGCCGGGCGAGCGCGTCCATCCCGGTCGACCTGCGGACCGGCCCCGGCTTCGCCCTGGCCACGGGCGGCCCGGTGACAGGCAGCTACGCGATCCCGCCGCTGACCGGCTGCGGCGCGTTCACCGCGTACCTGAGCTCGCTGGTGCAGGGCGGCGGGAACACGTTCGCCCTGACGTTGACTGCGCGCTGA
- a CDS encoding DUF6801 domain-containing protein yields the protein MSHPRGKKKTVAAAAAAGAVGLIATALVVGAQASAADPISLTLNYHCTFPLVGSQSLKVVINTDLPATVNTGQPTGAFDIKAVSTINADTVSGLSLIGATTLEGTATASATVAAPSLNLPVSVPITLDKTNIPASGEMNINAAGKTPSLTFTQAGQAKITVGDLNLKVTPRKADGSVTGITPDGTIDAPCTQDSGQNNTLATITINGGGGTTTPPATTPPTTTPPVTTPPTTTPPGGGIKYSFGITGQTALKSLGSTAPITGSFDADVDLANKKFTGNLQLNPTHTDFKLFGFLQGSSDVKVVQNGPQTGELVGTGFKAHIKFDTFLTTVTLFGIPISTDPKCGTTTPSTSEMTTGPDFDLLKGGKLSGTYALSALQNCGPFNDIVSAFAKSDGNSLNLVLAKK from the coding sequence GTGAGTCACCCAAGAGGCAAGAAGAAGACGGTCGCGGCCGCCGCGGCCGCGGGTGCGGTGGGGCTCATCGCCACCGCGCTCGTCGTGGGGGCGCAGGCCAGCGCCGCCGACCCGATTTCGCTGACGCTGAACTACCACTGCACCTTCCCGCTGGTGGGTTCCCAGTCGCTGAAGGTGGTGATCAACACCGACCTGCCGGCCACGGTGAACACCGGGCAGCCGACCGGCGCGTTCGACATCAAGGCCGTGTCCACCATCAACGCGGACACCGTCAGCGGCCTGAGCCTGATCGGTGCCACGACCCTGGAAGGCACCGCCACCGCGAGCGCGACCGTCGCCGCGCCGAGCCTCAACCTGCCGGTCAGCGTCCCGATCACGCTGGACAAGACGAACATCCCGGCGTCCGGTGAGATGAACATCAACGCGGCAGGCAAGACGCCGTCGCTGACGTTCACCCAGGCCGGCCAGGCGAAGATCACCGTGGGCGACCTGAACCTCAAGGTCACCCCGCGCAAGGCCGACGGCTCGGTCACCGGCATCACGCCGGACGGCACGATCGACGCGCCCTGCACGCAGGACAGCGGGCAGAACAACACCCTCGCCACGATCACCATCAACGGCGGTGGCGGGACGACGACCCCGCCTGCCACCACCCCGCCGACGACCACGCCGCCGGTGACGACCCCGCCCACGACCACGCCGCCGGGCGGGGGCATCAAGTACTCCTTCGGCATCACCGGCCAGACCGCGCTGAAGTCGCTCGGCAGCACCGCGCCGATCACCGGCTCGTTCGACGCCGACGTGGACCTGGCCAACAAGAAGTTCACCGGCAACCTGCAGCTGAACCCGACGCACACCGACTTCAAGCTGTTCGGCTTCCTGCAGGGCAGCTCGGACGTCAAGGTCGTGCAGAACGGCCCGCAGACGGGTGAGCTCGTGGGCACCGGCTTCAAGGCGCACATCAAGTTCGACACGTTCCTCACCACGGTCACCCTGTTCGGCATCCCGATCAGCACCGACCCGAAGTGCGGCACGACCACCCCGTCGACCAGCGAGATGACCACCGGTCCCGACTTCGACCTGCTCAAGGGCGGCAAGCTGTCCGGTACCTACGCGCTGTCCGCGCTGCAGAACTGCGGCCCGTTCAACGACATCGTCAGCGCGTTCGCCAAGAGCGACGGCAACTCGCTGAACCTGGTGCTCGCCAAGAAGTGA
- a CDS encoding lipase family protein — protein sequence MTARRVLATLVALVLTTAFAPAAASAEPAPPGDAFSVPPSPLPAGKPGDVIRWRPSNAGPRTASVDAWQVMYLSTNALGQPDAVTGTVLVPKNADRATAPIVAFAPGTHGPAFACTPSAMIAIGAFYEQPGLDDLLDAGYAVAVPDYEGYQPAPKTTYVVGRSEGPAVIDAVRAAQRLGAAGLSASAKVVFRGYSQGGGAAAWAGELQPSYAPELNLVGIAAGGVPADLVQVTLQLDGKFGFGVFAYALLGLDQAYPELQLDSFLSGNGRAKLAEMKQSACTFELLTTYANQKIADYTTGPGYIKPAWVARLTENKLGGSPPRVPVFLYHATGDQLVQFAQADSLHKAYCAAGVQETWKTYDTDHITLVYTGNADVLAFVKDRIAGKPATASC from the coding sequence GTGACCGCCCGCCGCGTGCTCGCCACGCTGGTGGCCCTGGTCCTGACCACGGCCTTCGCACCCGCCGCGGCCTCGGCCGAGCCCGCGCCTCCCGGCGACGCGTTCTCCGTGCCGCCGTCCCCCTTGCCGGCGGGCAAACCGGGTGACGTCATCCGGTGGCGGCCGTCGAACGCCGGCCCGCGCACCGCATCGGTCGACGCGTGGCAGGTCATGTACCTGTCGACGAACGCGCTGGGGCAGCCCGACGCGGTCACCGGCACGGTGCTGGTGCCGAAGAACGCCGACCGCGCGACGGCGCCGATCGTCGCGTTCGCGCCGGGCACGCACGGCCCGGCGTTCGCCTGCACGCCGTCGGCGATGATCGCCATCGGCGCCTTCTACGAGCAGCCCGGCCTGGACGACCTGCTCGACGCGGGGTACGCCGTCGCCGTCCCGGACTACGAGGGCTACCAGCCGGCGCCGAAGACGACCTACGTCGTGGGCCGGTCCGAAGGTCCGGCGGTGATCGACGCGGTCCGCGCGGCCCAGCGGCTCGGCGCGGCCGGGCTGTCGGCGTCGGCGAAGGTCGTCTTCCGCGGGTATTCCCAGGGTGGCGGCGCCGCGGCGTGGGCGGGCGAACTGCAGCCGTCGTACGCGCCGGAACTGAACCTCGTCGGCATCGCGGCCGGCGGCGTGCCGGCCGACCTGGTCCAGGTGACGCTGCAGCTCGACGGCAAGTTCGGCTTCGGCGTGTTCGCCTACGCGCTGCTCGGCCTCGACCAGGCGTATCCCGAGCTGCAGCTGGACTCGTTCCTCAGCGGCAACGGCCGCGCGAAGCTGGCCGAGATGAAGCAGAGCGCGTGCACGTTCGAGCTGCTCACGACCTACGCCAACCAGAAGATCGCGGACTACACGACCGGGCCGGGCTACATCAAGCCCGCGTGGGTGGCGCGGCTGACCGAGAACAAGCTCGGCGGGTCCCCGCCGCGGGTGCCGGTGTTCCTCTACCACGCGACCGGCGACCAGCTGGTGCAGTTCGCCCAGGCCGACAGCCTGCACAAGGCGTACTGCGCGGCCGGGGTCCAGGAGACCTGGAAGACCTACGACACCGACCACATCACGCTGGTCTACACCGGCAACGCCGACGTCCTGGCCTTCGTGAAGGACCGGATCGCCGGGAAGCCGGCCACGGCGAGCTGCTGA
- a CDS encoding helix-turn-helix domain-containing protein: protein MRGSAGSDSSVWSRLPHELGDAVRPRIPEIARACVDAIAAEIPEYSRRFADGPGRASAIELARRGIERDVDRVGTPALWQADRLAGFRGHGRDAFHSGLSREAVQAAVRVSSRVTWRWIADIVREAGLSGDVLYGAAEGMFADVETSMAAVAEGYSAAEAAVSGTGERHRRLLRALLGGRTPAFGTEPFPAEAGKEVAGLAAASGLPLPERIAAVAFRALPGAPEFPPGLLPEHVPADPAGDPPAALTPAPDLDLIGLTGLPPGWTAAVGPLVPPAEAPESFRVARRAVDLAARGLLDAPGPVIWCRDHVTTLLLLADEFLIAQLASTTLEPLAGLSERRREQLAETLLALVRTRGSAPELGRLLDLHPQTIRARLKKLGELFGEKLDDPAERLRLELALLAERALPDRG from the coding sequence ATGCGCGGTTCCGCTGGCTCGGACAGTTCCGTGTGGTCGCGGCTGCCGCACGAGCTCGGCGACGCGGTGCGCCCGCGGATCCCGGAGATCGCCCGCGCCTGCGTCGACGCGATCGCCGCCGAGATTCCGGAATATTCCCGGAGATTCGCCGACGGCCCCGGTCGCGCGAGCGCGATCGAGCTGGCACGGCGCGGGATCGAGCGGGACGTCGACCGCGTCGGCACACCCGCGCTGTGGCAGGCCGACCGGCTGGCCGGGTTCCGCGGCCACGGGCGCGACGCGTTCCACAGTGGTCTCAGCCGCGAAGCCGTGCAGGCGGCCGTGCGCGTGTCGAGCCGGGTCACCTGGCGGTGGATCGCCGACATCGTGCGGGAAGCCGGTCTCTCCGGTGACGTCCTGTACGGTGCCGCCGAGGGGATGTTCGCCGACGTCGAGACGTCGATGGCGGCCGTCGCGGAGGGCTACAGCGCCGCGGAGGCCGCGGTGTCCGGCACGGGCGAACGGCACCGCCGTCTGCTGCGCGCGCTGCTCGGCGGCCGGACACCGGCCTTCGGCACCGAGCCGTTCCCGGCCGAGGCGGGCAAAGAGGTGGCCGGCCTGGCGGCGGCGTCCGGGCTGCCGCTGCCCGAGCGGATCGCGGCGGTGGCGTTCCGCGCGCTCCCGGGTGCCCCGGAGTTCCCGCCGGGCCTGCTGCCGGAGCACGTCCCGGCCGACCCGGCAGGCGACCCGCCGGCGGCCCTCACCCCGGCCCCGGACCTGGACCTGATCGGCCTGACGGGACTGCCCCCGGGCTGGACGGCGGCGGTCGGCCCGCTGGTCCCGCCGGCCGAGGCACCGGAGTCGTTCCGGGTCGCCCGCCGCGCGGTCGACCTGGCCGCCCGCGGCCTCCTCGACGCACCGGGCCCGGTGATCTGGTGCCGCGACCACGTGACGACGTTGCTGCTGCTCGCGGACGAGTTCCTGATCGCCCAGCTGGCCTCGACGACGCTGGAGCCGCTGGCGGGGTTGTCCGAGCGCCGCCGCGAGCAGCTGGCGGAGACGCTGCTGGCGCTGGTCCGCACCCGCGGCAGCGCCCCCGAGCTGGGGCGGCTGCTCGACCTGCACCCGCAGACGATCCGGGCGCGGCTCAAGAAGCTGGGTGAGCTGTTCGGGGAGAAGCTGGACGACCCGGCCGAGCGGCTGCGGCTGGAGCTGGCGTTGCTGGCCGAGCGGGCGCTCCCGGACCGCGGCTGA
- a CDS encoding helix-turn-helix domain-containing protein, with amino-acid sequence MVVEYRSFRLLASLPRALGAGLRPHVGHAAASMIQEVQRTVPAYGQPLKGVFGKVLVKSVQFAVQHCIDSMGEPALPHEHWIEFYRGRGRIEFTEGRNLDALQDSATIGARVAWRAMHQGVVAAGVDPAVISVAAEAIFAYVDELCATAIEGYQQTQAEADGAVPVRRRRLLELIAGAPEGAASSIAGLAGGAGWPLPETAAMVALERGPDAADFPADLLGDGVLADLDGPEPYLLTRDPDADLAPLAAKLDGWRAAVSPTVPLADAPAALRTARRALLLSGPDVPGPIIWCRDHLATLWLLAEDFLAAELARQSLDPFASLSEKQRDRLGETLLAWLETRGGAPEIAQRLGVHPQTVRNRLRQLEELFGDRLKDADDRLGMQLALRAQRLMRAHRPPEG; translated from the coding sequence TTGGTGGTCGAGTACCGCAGCTTTCGCCTGCTGGCCTCGCTGCCGCGCGCGCTCGGCGCGGGATTGCGCCCGCACGTCGGGCACGCGGCGGCCTCGATGATCCAGGAGGTGCAGCGCACGGTGCCGGCCTACGGCCAGCCGCTGAAGGGCGTGTTCGGCAAGGTCCTGGTGAAGAGCGTCCAGTTCGCGGTGCAGCACTGCATCGATTCGATGGGCGAGCCGGCGCTGCCCCACGAGCACTGGATCGAGTTCTACCGCGGCCGCGGCCGGATCGAGTTCACCGAAGGCCGCAACCTCGACGCGCTGCAGGACAGCGCCACGATCGGGGCCCGGGTGGCCTGGCGCGCGATGCACCAGGGGGTGGTCGCCGCCGGCGTCGACCCGGCCGTCATCTCGGTCGCCGCGGAGGCGATCTTCGCCTACGTCGACGAGCTGTGCGCCACCGCGATCGAGGGGTACCAGCAGACGCAGGCCGAGGCCGACGGCGCCGTCCCGGTCCGGCGGAGGCGGCTGCTGGAGCTGATCGCCGGGGCCCCGGAAGGCGCGGCGAGCAGCATCGCGGGCCTGGCGGGCGGCGCGGGCTGGCCGCTGCCGGAGACGGCGGCGATGGTGGCCCTCGAACGCGGCCCCGACGCGGCGGACTTCCCCGCCGACCTGCTCGGCGACGGCGTCCTGGCCGACCTCGACGGCCCCGAGCCGTACCTGCTGACCCGCGACCCGGACGCCGACCTGGCCCCCTTGGCGGCCAAGCTCGACGGCTGGCGGGCGGCGGTCTCCCCGACGGTCCCGCTGGCCGACGCCCCGGCCGCGCTGCGCACGGCACGGCGGGCGCTGCTGCTGTCCGGCCCGGACGTCCCCGGCCCGATCATCTGGTGCCGCGACCACCTCGCGACGCTCTGGCTGCTCGCGGAGGACTTCCTGGCGGCCGAGCTGGCCCGGCAAAGCTTGGACCCGTTCGCTTCGCTGAGCGAGAAGCAGCGGGACAGGCTGGGCGAAACCCTGCTGGCCTGGCTGGAGACGCGGGGAGGCGCACCCGAGATCGCGCAGCGTCTCGGCGTCCACCCGCAGACGGTCCGCAACCGCCTGCGGCAGCTGGAGGAGCTGTTCGGAGACCGGCTGAAGGACGCCGACGACCGGCTGGGCATGCAGCTGGCCCTGCGTGCGCAACGGCTGATGCGCGCCCACCGGCCCCCGGAAGGCTGA